A window of the Fusarium poae strain DAOMC 252244 chromosome 3, whole genome shotgun sequence genome harbors these coding sequences:
- the DAD4 gene encoding DASH complex subunit dad4 has translation MESPHEHQQNLLLSRIITNVEKLNEAVMVMNKSLQDINIQNMNVELVAQMFKNYQSNVLFHLEATDNLKPPN, from the exons ATG gaGAGTCCTCACGAGCACCAGCAGAACCTACTGCTTTCACGTATCATTACCAACGTT GAGAAGCTCAACGAGGCTGTTATGGTGATGAACAAAAGTCTTCAG GACATCAACATTCAGAACATGAACGTCGAGTTGGTAGCTCAAATGTTCAAGAACTACCAATCGAACGTTTTGTTCCACCTAGAAG CCACGGACAACTTGAAGCCCCCGAACTAA
- a CDS encoding hypothetical protein (BUSCO:57764at5125), whose product MSWQAYIDSRYNFPISPNHSEKQSSLVGTGHIDKGAIISAAGDSIWAASSDLQLKPEEMKAISAIVGGDDKAKDKAFADGLYIAGERYVMARAEGRSIYARSGRSGVAVAKTTQAIVVGHHGEAQVAGNATSTVESLADYLIKSSY is encoded by the exons ATGTCGTGGCAAG CATACATCGACTCAAGGTACAACTTCCCTATATCTCCCAACCACAGCGAGAAGCAATCATC CCTCGTCGGCACCGGTCACATCGACAAGGGCGCCATTATCAGCGCCGCTGGCGACAGCATCTGGGCTGCCTCTTCCGACCTCCAG CTCAAGCCTGAAGAGATGAAGGCCATCTCTGCCATTGTTGGCGGTgacgacaaggccaaggacaAGGCTTTTGCCGATGGTCTCTACATCGCCGGTGAGCGATATGTCATGGCCCGAGCTGAGGGCCGAAGTATTTACGCTCGATCG GGTCGTTCCGGTGTCGCTGTCGCAAAGACCACCCAGGCCATCGTCGTCGGCCACCACGGCGAGGCTCAGGTCGCCGGTAACGCCACCTCTACCGTCGAGAGTCTTGCCGACTACCTCATCAAGTCGAGCTACTAG
- a CDS encoding hypothetical protein (BUSCO:29730at5125), with the protein MSRSNPPNAAGSRKISFNVSEQYDIQDVVGEGAYGVVCSAIHKPSGQKVAIKKITPFDHSMFCLRTLREMKLLRYFNHENIISILDIQKPRSYESFQEVYLIQELMETDMHRVIRTQDLSDDHCQYFIYQTLRALKAMHSANVLHRDLKPSNLLLNANCDLKVCDFGLARSAASQEDNSGFMTEYVATRWYRAPEIMLTFKEYTKAIDVWSVGCILAEMLSGKPLFPGKDYHHQLTLILDVLGTPTMEDYYGIKSRRAREYIRSLPFKKKVPFRTLFPKTSDLALDLLEKLLAFNPVKRITVEEALKHPYLEPYHDPEDEPTAPPIPEEFFDFDKHKDNLSKEQLKQLIYQEIMRKFASVYAQVAAASGRDQTHGRAYESPRNQFVLNCVDPAISSSTGSK; encoded by the exons ATGTCTCGATCGAACCCCCCTAACGCTGCGGGGTCCCGCAAGATCTCCTTCAACGTGAGCGAGCAATATGATATCCAAGATGTGGTCGGTGAAGGCGCTTATGGTGTTGTCTG TTCCGCCATTCACAAGCCCTCGGGTCAAAAGGTCGCCATCAAAAAGATCACTCCTTTCGATCACTCCATGTTCTGTCTAAGAACTCTGCGAGAGATGAAGCTGCTGCGATACTTTAACCACGAGAACATCATTTCCATTCTCGACATTCAGAAGCCCCGAAGTTACGAGTCATTTCAGGAAGTCTATCTGATCCAG GAGCTGATGGAGACGGATATGCACCGTGTCATTCGTACACAAGATCTTTCTGACGACCACTGCCAGTACTTCATCTACCAGACCCTCCGAGCCCTCAAGGCTATGCACTCGGCCAACGTGCTGCACCGGGACCTGAAGCCCTCTAACCTCCTCCTTAACGCCAACTGTGATCTCAAGGTCTGCGATTTCGGTCTTGCGCGATCCGCTGCCTCTCAAGAGGACAACTCTGGTTTCATGACTGAATACGTCGCTACTCGATGGTACCGTGCGCCGGAGATCATGTTGACTTTCAAGGAGTACACCAAGGCTATCGATGTATGGTCGGTCGGCTGTATCCTCGCTGAGATGCTTAGCGGTAAACCTCTTTTCCCCGGAAAAGATT ACCACCACCAGTTGACTCTTATTCTGGATGTGTTGGGCACACCTACCATGGAAGATTACTACGGAATCAAGTCGCGCCGTGCTCGAGAATACATCCGATCGCTCCccttcaagaagaaggttCCCTTCCGAACTCTATTCCCCAAGACGTCGGATCTGGCCCTTGACCTGCTCGAGAAGCTCCTCGCATTCAACCCTGTTAAGCGCATTACGGTGGAGGAAGCTCTGAAGCACCCATACCTCGAGCCTTACCACGACCCCGAGGACGAGCCAACAGCGCCCCCAATCCCCGAGGAGTTCTTCGACTTTGACAAGCACAAGGACAACCTGAGCAAGGAGCAGTTGAAGCAATTGATCTACCAGGAGATCATGAG GAAGTTTGCCAGCGTGTACGCACAGGTGGCTGCGGCCAGTGGAAGAGACCAGACACATGGAAGGGCTTATGAATCACCACGCAATCAGTT TGTATTGAATT GCGTTGACCCCGCTATATCTAGCTCCACTGGCTCCAAGTAA
- a CDS encoding hypothetical protein (BUSCO:10132at5125): MAPSAIDQPAIKAPEQKTYPPAQIFPVKETRFESYIEPSKDGRERALKQPESSAIVIDNGSSTVRAGWSFESKPRFSIPPIMAKYRDRKLGKTFSFAGSDCYADTTARGHIRSAFEVGTGIVSNWDVMEHVLDYIFLKLGMNDADGVIEVPIVMTEAVANLPYSRKSMTEIIFECYGAPSLAYGIDSLFSYRYNKGKTGLVVSSSYTSTHVIPVYNNKALLGQATRLNWGGYHNAEYLLKLLRLKYPAFTGKTNVSQAEHMLHDHGYVSQDYDDELASYLEWKGLEDRDIVVQYPYTEVVVEQKTEEELAKIAERKKESGRRLQQQAAKMRLEKLMKKEQDLEYYKNLQKNITDVTKKELRRQLDSNDIKDENQLEKIIKDLEKAVRKARTKDVGGDPEEEQEQPNFDLLDIPDDQLDDAQIKQKRQQRLLKSNHEARARAKAEKEAEKARVIEEERADTERRENDLENWLEEKRQQRAETLQKMKERERLKQDLGNRKSLASQIRMKSIANLASDAPTKKRRRGGDDDNFGADDDDWGVYRQIAVGDNSDDEHEEEDLNSTLKSLEQDLLRYDPDFDYEHTHEAQSDWSKSLLHAFARGPRPFDPSSQAELNQIHLNIERIRVPEVVFRPSIAGVDQSGIVDIAGDILNQRLGNFPNRDDFLRDVFLTGGNTLFKNFDDRVRDGLRSLLPADSPLSVRRAEDALLDAWKGAAGWVGTPAWKTAKISREEYQEKGPEYIKEHDMGNSYA, from the exons ATGGCTCCCTCGGCCATCGACCAGCCCGCAATCAAGGCGCCCGAACAAAAGACATACCCTCCCGCCCAGATCTTTCCCGTTAAGGAGACGCGGTTCGAGAGCTATATAGAGCCATCAAAGGATGGAAGAGAACGCGCACTGAAGCAACCCGAAAGCTCGGCCATCGTTATTGACAATG GATCCTCCACCGTGCGCGCCGGCTGGTCATTCGAGTCGAAGCCGAGATTCAGTATCCCGCCTATCATGGCTAAGTACCGCGACCGAAAGCTGGGCAAGACGTTCTCTTTTGCTGGATCTGACTGTTACGCTGATACAACCGCGCGCGGCCATATCAGAAGTGCTTTTGAAGTTGGAACAGGGATTGTCAGCAACTGGGATGTGATGGAGCATGTGCTGGATTACATCTTTCTCAAGCTGGGTATGAACGATGCAGATGGCGTTATTGAGGTCCCGATTGTCATGACAGAGGCTGTTGCCAATTTGCCATATTCAAGGAAGT CTATGACCGAGATCATTTTTGAATGCTATGGCGCGCCTTCATTGGCTTACGGAATCGATTCCCTCTTTTCATATAGATATAACAAGGGTAAGACTGGTCTCGTGGTCTCGTCTTCGTACACATCGACGCATGTCATCCCTGTGTATAATAACAAGGCCTTGCTCGGTCAAGCCACGCGATTGAACTGGGGAGGTTACCACAACGCCGAGTATCTTCTAAAGCTGCTTCGACTTAAATACCCGGCTTTCACCGGGAAGACAAACGTCTCACAAGCAGAGCACATGCTGCACGACCATGGATATGTGTCCCAGGACTACGACGATGAACTCGCCAGCTACCTTGAATGGAAAGGGCTAGAGGATCGCGATATTGTTGTGCAATACCCCTACACAGAAGTCGTGGTTGAGCAAAAGACCGAGGAAGAGCTAGCAAAGATTGCagaaaggaagaaggaaagtGGGCGAAGACTACAACAACAGGCGGCCAAGATGCGTTTGGAAAAGCTCATGAAGAAGGAGCAGGATCTGGAATACTACAAGAATCTTCAGAAAAACATCACTGATGTAACAAAGAAGGAACTCAGACGTCAGCTTGACAGCAACGACATCAAGGATGAGAACCAGCTGGAAAAGATTATCAAAGATTTGGAAAAGGCTGTTAGGAAGGCTCGAACAAAGGATGTTGGTGGCGATCCCgaggaagaacaagagcaaCCCAACTTCGATCTTCTTGATATCCCCGACGACCAGCTTGATGACGCACAGATCAAACAGAAACGCCAACAACGATTACTCAAGTCAAACCACGAGGCTCGTGCGCGCGCAAAGGCTGagaaggaggcagagaaggcGCGAGTCATTGAAGAAGAGCGTGCTGATactgagagaagagagaatgACTTGGAGAACTGGCTCGAAGAGAAGCGCCAACAACGAGCGGAGACACTGCAGAAGATGAAGGAACGCGAGCGTCTCAAACAGGACCTGGGCAATCGAAAATCTCTCGCTTCCCAGATTCGTATGAAGAGCATTGCCAACTTGGCTTCAGACGCCCCGACCAAAAAGCGACGACGTGGTGGCGATGATGATAACTTCGGcgcagatgatgatgactggGGTGTCTATCGTCAAATTGCCGTGGGTGACAACAGTGATGACGAgcatgaggaggaggatctcAACTCAACACTCAAGTCACTAGAACAAGACCTTTTGCGTTATGATCCCGATTTTGATTACGAGCATACTCATGAAGCCCAGTCCGACTGGTCCAAATCTCTACTGCACGCCTTTGCACGAGGCCCCCGACCCTTCGATCCCTCCTCACAAGCCGAGCTTAACCAAATTCACCTCAACATTGAGCGTATTCGTGTCCCCGAAGTTGTTTTCCGGCCCTCTATTGCAGGTGTGGACCAGTCGGGTATCGTTGATATCGCCGGCGACATTCTTAACCAGCGTCTGGGCAATTTCCCCAACCGGGATGATTTCCTACGCGATGTCTTCCTGACAGGTGGCAACACTCTTTTCAAGAATTTTGATGATCGCGTTCGCGATGGTCTGCGCTCTCTTCTTCCCGCCGACTCACCCTTGAGTGTACGTCGTGCTGAAGACGCCCTGCTGGATGCTTGGAAGGGTGCTGCGGGGTGGGTTGGAACGCCTGCTTGGAAGACGGCCAAGATTTCAAGGGAAGAATACCAAGAAAAAGGACCGGAGTATATCAAG GAACACGACATGGGTAATTCTTATGCGTAG
- the SEC24 gene encoding COPII subunit (TransMembrane:1 (o763-782i)~BUSCO:4797at5125) → MSMPPPGDGFGGYPAQPYDQFAAQDEQLQQPYEDPAAAQQPHDQGHKKKKRGYAAQAFEVGTGANAVAGGQPAGATQQFGAAPAQPGYGGYQAEPQAAAPQGYQYPQGYGAQQPAAPQVPQYGYQAPDQGYPTPGAPQPAPGVGGITQGVGSMNIAGQPQGAQPPRPAVLNQLYPTDLLSQPFNVSELDLPPPPIVLPANTSVTPSPDANCSPRYFRSTLNAVPTTNSLLKKSKLPLALVIQPYGSLHDDEDPVPVVQDQVISRCRRCRTYINPYVTFLDQGHRWRCNMCNLTNDVPQAFDWDAAAQQSVDRWQRPELNHAVVEFVAPQEYMVRPPQPLIYLFCFDVSYAAVSTGLVATAARTILDSLDRIPNADRRTRLGFLAVDSSLHYFSVPKDTDENGETNMLVVSDLDEPFLPIPNDLLVPLTESRQSVEKFLQKLPDMFQNNQSNGSCMGSALRAAHKLISTLGGKIVVLTASLPNMGVGKLEMREDKKLLGTSKEGALLQTANSFYKSFAVECSKSQVSIDMFLFSSQYQDVASLSNLPRYTGGQTWFYPGWHASRPEDALKFASEFSDYLSSEIGLEAVLRVRATSGLRMNTFYGNFFNRSSDLCAFPAFPRDQCYVVEVAIDENLTKNVICLQAAVLHTTCNGERRIRVMTLALPTTTNLSDMYASADQCAITTYFSHKAVERSLSSGLDAARDALQSKVTELLQTFKKELAGGSMGGGLQFPANLRGLPLLFLGLIKNVGLRKSSQIPSDIRSAALCLLSTLPVPLLMRYIYPRLYSLHDMPDNAGVPEPETGHIALPPALNLSSERLVPYGLYLIDDGQTQFLWIGRDAVPQLVHDVFGVEDRSQVQVGKGRVPELEGDFNERVRAVVQKSRDHKSLGVGSITLPHLYIVREDGEPSLKLWAQTLLVEDRADQGVSAAQWLGMLREKVVQ, encoded by the exons ATGTCGATGCCTCCTCCTGGTGATGGCTTCGGCGGCTATCCGGCCCAGCCATATGATCAATTTGCTGCTCAAGATGAGCAGCTCCAACAACCTTACGAGGACCCTGCTGCCGCCCAACAGCCCCACGATCAAGGtcacaagaagaagaagcgaggATATGCGGCTCAAGCCTTCGAAGTTGGTACCGGCGCCAATGCTGTCGCTGGTGGTCAACCCGCAGGAGCTACTCAGCAATTCGGCGCTGCTCCCGCTCAACCAGGCTATGGAGGTTATCAAGCTGAGCCTCAAGCTGCTGCCCCTCAGGGTTACCAGTATCCCCAGGGTTATGGCGCACAGCAACCCGCTGCTCCTCAGGTTCCTCAGTATGGTTATCAAGCGCCCGACCAAGGATACCCAACACCTGGTGCCCCGCAGCCCGCGCCTGGTGTTGGTGGCATCACCCAAGGAGTTGGCAGCATGAACATTGCTGGACAGCCTCAGGGTGCTCAGCCTCCTCGTCCTGCTGTCCTCAACCAGCTCTACCCTACTGATCTCCTCAGCCAGCCCTTCAATGTCTCGGAGCTTGATCTTCCTCCGCCTCCGATTGTTCTTCCTGCCAAC ACGAGCGTTACTCCGTCTCCCGACGCCAACTGTTCCCCGCGATATTTCCGATCCACCCTCAACGCTGTTCCCACCACCAATTCTCTCCTCAAGAAGTCTAAGCTGCCCCTTGCACTGGTTATCCAGCCCTACGGCTCACTccacgacgacgaggacCCTGTACCTGTTGTCCAAGACCAGGTCATTTCCCGATGCAGACGCTGCAGGACATACATCAACCCTTATGTTACCTTCTTGGACCAGGGGCACCGATGGAGGTGTAACATGTGTAACCTCACCAATGACGTTCCTCAAGCTTTCGACTGGGATGCCGCTGCTCAGCAGAGCGTCGACCGATGGCAGCGACCTGAGTTGAACCACGCTGTTGTTGAGTTTGTCGCTCCCCAGGAGTACATGGTCCGccctcctcagcctcttATCTACCTGTTCTGCTTCGATGTCAGCTACGCTGCTGTTTCAACCGGACTTGTGGCTACCGCGGCCCGCACCATTTTGGACAGCCTTGACAGGATACCAAATGCTGATCGCCGTACTCGTCTCGGCTTCTTGGCTGTGGATTCCAGCCTACACTACTTCTCGGTCCCCAAGGATACCGACGAGAATGGTGAGACCAACATGCTTGTCGTCAGCGATCTCGACGAGCCTTTCTTGCCTATCCCCAACGACCTCCTGGTTCCCCTGACGGAGAGCCGACAAAGCGTCGAGAAGTTCTTGCAGAAGCTTCCTGATATGTTCCAGAACAACCAGAGCAACGGCTCATGCATGGGATCAGCCCTCCGTGCGGCACACAAGCTCATCTCCACCCTTGGAGGCAAGATCGTTGTTCTGACTGCCTCCCTTCCCAACATGGGTGTTGGCAAGCTTGAGATGCGCGAGGACAAGAAGCTCCTTGGCACATCAAAAGAGGGCGCTCTTCTTCAGACCGCCAATAGTTTCTACAAGAGTTTTGCCGTGGAGTGTTCGAAGAGTCAAGTGTCTATTGACATGTTCCTCTTCTCGTCGCAGTACCAGGATGTTGCTTCGCTGAGCAACCTTCCCCGATACACTGGTGGACAGACCTGGTTCTACCCTGGATGGCACGCTTCGCGACCCGAAGATGCCCTCAAGTTCGCATCCGAGTTCAGCGACTATCTGTCATCTGAGATTGGACTTGAGGCCGTTCTTAGAGTCCGTGCCACTAGCGGTCTGAGAATGAATACGTTCTATGGTAACTTCTTTAACCGAAGCTCTGACCTCTGCGCTTTCCCTGCTTTCCCCCGCGACCAGTGCTACGTTGTTGAGGTGGCTATAGATGAGAATCTTACAAAGAATGTCATTTGCCTCCAGGCGGCCGTGCTACACACAACTTGCAATGGCGAGCGTCGCATCCGCGTCATGACCCTTGCCCTCCCCACAACAACCAACCTGTCCGACATGTACGCCTCGGCCGATCAGTGTGCCATCACCACTTACTTCAGCCACAAGGCTGTGGAGCGATCTCTGTCAAGTGGCCTTGATGCGGCCAGGGACGCTCTTCAGAGCAAGGTCACCGAGCTCTTGCAGACTTTCAAGAAGGAACTCGCTGGAGGCAGCATGGGCGGTGGTCTTCAGTTCCCCGCCAACCTTCGCGGTCTACCCCTCTTGTTCCTAGGTCTGATCAAGAATGTCGGTCTGCGCAAGTCATCTCAGATTCCATCCGACATCAGATCAGCAGCTCTTTGCCTCTTGTCGACACTGCCAGTTCCCCTTCTTATGCGCTACATCTACCCCCGACTGTACTCACTACACGACATGCCAGACAATGCTGGTGTCCCGGAGCCAGAGACTGGCCACATCGCGCTCCCCCCCGCTCTTAACCTCTCTTCAGAAAGGCTCGTGCCCTACGGACTGTACCTTATCGACGACGGCCAAACTCAATTCTTGTGGATCGGCCGAGATGCTGTGCCGCAGTTGGTACACGACGTGTTTGGAGTGGAGGACAGAAGCCAGGTACAGGTTGGCAAGGGCCGGGTGCCGGAACTGGAAGGAGACTTCAACGAACGAGTGCGGGCTGTGGTTCAAAAGAGCCGGGACCACAAATCACTAGGTGTGGGCAGCATTACATTGCCCCACCTCTATATCGTTCGAGAAGATGGAGAACCCAGTCTGAAGCTTTGGGCGCAGACCCTACTTGTGGAGGACCGGGCAGATCAGGGCGTGAGCGCAGCTCAATGGTTGGGAATGTTGAGAGAAAAG GTTGTTCAGTAA
- the OXR1 gene encoding oxidation resistance protein 1 (BUSCO:35351at5125) produces MSFSDRNDSPETPETSGAGTPVNSNRASASYITNMWTGLIRRFSSEGSFPSQADTAYDDDFNFHNGNGHNTKDGINGVFSPVRRTVSPMRPPPLDPLILHGYRQGTPSSAKLLSAAVAEEIRTMVPERLRIVDDWHLIYSLEQDGASLATLYQRCRQFEGKRAGFVLVIKDLEGGVFGAYLSEYPHPAHTYFGNGECFLWRASTITPLPPPPSADTTNLNSRNTTLAPPPPSSETNTPTHSRAPSPTPSEAVRFKAFPYSGLNDFCINCETGFLSVGSGGGHYGLWLDNGLEVGHSSRCETYGNEPLSDEGTKFGVIGVELWVMGV; encoded by the exons ATGAGCTTTTCGGACCGCAACGACTCCCCCGAAACACCCGAAACCTCCGGCGCTGGCACGCCTGTTAACTCAAATCGCGCTTCTGCGTCGTACATTACCAACATGTGGACTGGACTCATTCGCCGCTTCTCCAGTGAGGGTTCGTTCCCCAGCCAGGCCGACACCGCCTATGACGACGACTTCAACTTTCATAACGGCAATGGTCACAACACAAAGGACGGTATAAATGGCGTCTTCTCTCCCGTGCGCCGTACAGTCAGTCCCATGCGTCCTCCGCCGCTCGATCCTCTTATTCTTCACGGTTATCGCCAGGGGACACCATCCTCAGCCAAATTGCTGAGCGCAGCGGTGGCGGAGGAAATTCGTACCATGGTCCCAGAGCGCTTACGCATCGTCGACGATTGGCATCTTATTTACAGCCTCGAACAAGACGGCGCGAGCTTAGCGACGCTATACCAACGGTGTCGGCAATTCGAGGGCAAGCGAGCGGGTTTTGTCCTTGTTATCAAGGATCTCGAAGGAGGG gTCTTTGGCGCATATCTTTCCGAATATCCTCATCCTGCGCATACGTATTTTGGCAACGGTGAGTGCTTCCTCTGGCGAGCTTCAACTATTACACCTCTCCCACCGCCTCCGTCGGCCGATACGACGAATCTCAACTCTCGAAACACAACGCTCGCTCCACCGCCACCTTCGTCAGAAACCAACACGCCCACACACTCTCGCGCACCTTCACCCACACCCAGCGAAGCGGTGCGATTTAAAGCATTCCCATACAGCGGGTTGAACGACTTTTGCATTAATTGCGAAACCGGCTTCCTGAGCGTAGGATCAGGCGGTGGACACTATGGGCTCTGGTTAGATAATGGACTAGAGGTTGGACACAGCTCCAGGTGCGAGACATATGGAAACGAGCCGCTGAGCGACGAGGGAACCAAATTTGGAGTTATTGGCGTAGAGCTCTGGGTTATGGGCGTGTGA
- a CDS encoding hypothetical protein (BUSCO:45176at5125): MTSTDPATEQISKIPVLLLKTRSSPGDSYEDLFSETSADGIGFSPQFVPVLLHQFYGEGMKKVAALLRERRIGNQEHHEYGGLIFTSQRAVEAFVKLVEDGKAEDTADPSETTLWPHLQNVPVYSVGPATTRALAAVPQDPPLQVFGSHTGNGAALAPYILAHYYEWYRDQARPSLPPLLFLVGETRRDIIPKTLQDGALPDTERIRVNETVVYGTGVMESFPVDLRRVLAETREDPVRWIVVFSPTGCDSMLRVMGILDAETNKVYKGYKRDDKTFIATIGPTTRDHLLSFGFEPDVCAESPTPQGVLDGIQEFMVKRRQS, translated from the exons ATGACTTCCACGGATCCGGCTACGGAGCAAATCTCAAAGATACCAGTTCTTCTCCTCAAGACGAGATCGAGTCCCGGTGATTCATATGAAGACCTCTTCTCAGAAACCAGCGCCGATGGGATTGGCTTTTCGCCTCAATTTGTCCCGGTACTATTGCATCAGTTCTATGGCGAGGGTATGAAAAAAGTAGCAGCGCTACTTCGTGAGCGTCGCATTGGAAACCAGGAGCATCATGAATATGGCGGCTTGATCTTCACGTCGCAAAGAGCAGTTGAAGCATTCGTGAAACTTGTCGAAGATGGCAAAGCCG AAGACACCGCAGACCCCTCCGAAACAACATTATGGCCTCACCTCCAGAACGTCCCTGTCTACAGCGTTGGCCCTGCCACAACACGCGCCCTCGCTGCCGTCCCCCAGGATCCTCCACTCCAAGTCTTTGGCAGCCACACGGGAAACGGTGCCGCCCTGGCTCCCTACATCCTCGCACACTACTACGAATGGTACCGCGATCAAGCCCGTCCTAGCCTCCCGCCACTACTATTCCTAGTCGGAGAGACTCGCCGCGACATCATCCCCAAGACCCTACAGGACGGCGCTCTGCCCGACACAGAACGCATCCGGGTTAACGAGACGGTCGTTTACGGAACGGGCGTCATGGAGAGCTTCCCCGTTGACCTGCGCCGGGTTCTTGCCGAGACGCGCGAAGATCCGGTCCGCTGGATCGTGGTGTTTTCTCCTACGGGATGCGACAGCATGCTCCGGGTCATGGGTATTCTGGATGCTGAGACGAACAAGGTATACAAAGGATACAAGCGGGATGATAAAACTTTTATTGCGACCATTGGACCTACCACGAGAGATCATCTGCTGTCGTTTGGCTTTGAGCCAGATGTATGTGCCGAGTCGCCTACGCCGCAGGGCGTGTTGGACGGTATACAGGAGTTTATGGTCAAGAGGAGGCAGAGCTGA
- a CDS encoding hypothetical protein (TransMembrane:1 (o6-28i)~BUSCO:59666at5125) produces MAQTSTISQVLPLIIVFALLGVGGWVGYQVYISVAKMSDVASERMGKKNVVFTKDGVKVGVKQVKTENYVDATQSWFVKAWNLGTAQDGSQAKKQK; encoded by the exons ATGGCGCAAACCTCAACAATCAG CCAGGTCCTTCCTCTCATCATCGTTTTTGCTCTCCTCGGCGTGGGCGGCTGGGTTGGCTACCAGGTCTACATCAGCGTCGCCAAGATGTCCGACGTCGCCTCGGAGCGCATGGGCAAGAAGAACGTCGTATTCACAAAAGACGGAGTAAAGGTTGGCGTCAAGCAAGTCAAGACCGAGAATTATGTCGACGCGACACAGAGCTGGTTCGTCAAAGCGTGGAATCTAGGCACAGCCCAAGATGGTAGTCAAGC TAAGAAGCAAAAGTAA
- the GOT1 gene encoding Golgi Transport (TransMembrane:4 (i12-31o37-60i72-96o102-124i)~BUSCO:55263at5125), which translates to MSMWLTDTQKIGVVFCSGGGFFLIGGVMLFFDRSMLAMGNILFLIGLTIIIGPQKTLLFFARKQKAKGTAAFFLGLILIFMKWTFIGFLVEAYGIIILFGDFLGTIAGFARGLPVVGPYIGMIVDRIGLGRRNAELPV; encoded by the exons ATGTCGATGTGGTTGACAGATACCCAAA AAATTGGAGTTGTCTTTTGCTCCGGCG GAGGCTTCTTCCTGATAGGAGGTGTTATGCTCTTCTTTGATCGATCTAT GCTTGCTATGGGAAAC atcctcttcctcatcggCTTGACCATCATCATTGGACCTCAAAagactcttctcttctttgctCGGAAACAGAAAGCAAAGGGCACGGCGGCGTTCTTCCTGGGCTTGATACTTATCTTCATGAAGTGGACATTTATCGGGTTCCTTGTGGAAGCATACGGTATAATTATTTTGTTTGGGGATTTCCTAGGGACGATTGCCGGCTTCGCGCGGGGCTTGCCTGTTGTGGGACCCTATATCGGAATGATTGTCGACAGAATAGGTCTTGGAAGACGAAACGCCGAGCTCCCTGTCTAG
- a CDS encoding hypothetical protein (BUSCO:55813at5125) has product MLAMLCNVDLSTTNQTHKVIPTSSSTVGISSRTTYLTKEINTMAAPTEAQIAHQQLIEKLDIHSIHKNFRSPSWKPNQRRNKNLKAIVGDASRREASALGTPMDASGIATPADNDGLSTSGTSTPATESGKEPPNLAQASRSLSKLVLEKSLKPGGPSAPTATYTNIESAPSLAHNKHYCDVTGLPAPYLDPKTRLRYHNREVFGLIRTLPQSATEQILEARGAHTVLK; this is encoded by the coding sequence ATGCTAGCTATGCTTTGTAATGTCGACCTTTCTACCACAAACCAAACTCATAAAGTAATTCCAACGTCAAGCTCGACTGTTGGCATCTCTTCTCGCACAACATACCTTACTAAGGAGATAAACACGATGGCCGCTCCGACTGAGGCGCAAATCGCCCATCAACAGCTTATAGAGAAGCTCGACATCCACTCCATCCACAAGAACTTCCGTAGTCCATCATGGAAACCCAACCAGCGCAGAAACAAGAACTTGAAGGCCATAGTCGGTGATGCTTCCCGAAGAGAAGCTTCTGCTCTAGGCACCCCAATGGACGCGAGCGGTATCGCCACCCCAGCCGACAACGATGGACTCTCAACCAGCGGTACCAGCACACCAGCCACCGAGAGCGGAAAGGAGCCCCCAAACCTTGCGCAAGCATCGCGAAGTCTGTCCAAGCTTGTACTTGAGAAGAGCCTCAAGCCAGGCGGTCCTTCAGCACCCACTGCCACATACACAAACATCGAGTCTGCGCCATCACTCGCACACAACAAGCACTACTGCGACGTGACAGGACTGCCTGCACCGTATCTCGACCCAAAGACACGGTTACGCTACCACAACAGAGAGGTGTTTGGTCTCATCAGAACGCTACCCCAGAGCGCTACGGAGCAGATTCTGGAGGCTCGTGGTGCCCATACGGTTCTCAAATGA